In a single window of the Tellurirhabdus bombi genome:
- the murD gene encoding UDP-N-acetylmuramoyl-L-alanine--D-glutamate ligase, with translation MNTKPLLVILGGGESGVGAALLAQAKGMDVFLSDRGTLQDEYRETLRQAAIPFEEGQHTEERILQATEVVKSPGIPTKVPIVQKLLAKQIPIISEIELAARYTKAKLIGITGSNGKTTTTLLIYHLLKNAGLRVGLAGNIGDSFAQQVIEDTYDYFVLELSSFQLDDMYNVRLNVAVLLNITPDHLDRYEYTFQKYVDSKFRLLQNMTAEDSFIYYAESQPIQEELAKRSLDIQHFPISLSTTPEPGAYLASGELLARSHSQTFQTALAELPLQGKHNAINMLAAILAGQAIGLTAEQIRQALLTFQNAAHRLEPVGTIDGIRFINDSKATNVDSVYYALESITTPIIWIAGGLDKGNDYSQIDSLVKEKVKALICLGKDNSKLFSYFSAKVPHLVETQDVAEAVNLGLEFGQQGDTVLLSPACASFDLFRNYEDRGNQFKEAVKKRETK, from the coding sequence ATGAATACGAAACCGTTGTTGGTAATTTTAGGAGGAGGCGAAAGCGGCGTTGGCGCAGCCTTGTTAGCGCAGGCCAAAGGAATGGATGTGTTTTTATCGGATCGTGGAACGCTTCAGGATGAATACCGCGAAACGCTTCGGCAGGCCGCTATTCCGTTTGAGGAGGGCCAGCACACGGAGGAACGCATCTTACAGGCAACGGAAGTAGTGAAAAGCCCGGGTATTCCAACCAAAGTACCCATTGTGCAAAAGCTGCTGGCGAAGCAAATTCCGATTATTTCCGAAATCGAACTGGCAGCGCGGTATACGAAAGCCAAACTCATTGGCATTACCGGAAGCAACGGAAAAACCACCACTACCCTACTGATTTACCACCTCCTTAAAAATGCGGGTCTGCGCGTCGGGCTTGCCGGAAACATCGGTGACAGCTTTGCCCAGCAGGTCATTGAGGACACTTACGATTATTTTGTTCTGGAACTGAGCAGCTTCCAACTGGATGATATGTATAACGTCCGGCTTAACGTGGCAGTGCTGCTTAATATCACCCCTGATCATCTTGACCGGTACGAGTATACTTTCCAAAAATACGTGGATTCAAAGTTTCGGCTTCTGCAAAACATGACAGCCGAGGATTCTTTTATCTATTACGCAGAAAGTCAACCGATTCAGGAAGAGCTGGCTAAGCGGTCTCTGGATATTCAGCATTTTCCTATTTCTTTATCAACGACGCCCGAACCGGGTGCTTATCTGGCAAGTGGCGAGCTGCTAGCCCGGAGCCATAGCCAGACGTTCCAGACAGCCCTGGCCGAGCTTCCCCTTCAGGGAAAACACAACGCCATCAACATGCTTGCGGCAATCCTGGCAGGCCAGGCAATTGGCTTGACAGCGGAACAAATTCGGCAGGCACTGCTGACTTTTCAGAATGCAGCCCATCGCCTTGAACCCGTCGGAACGATCGATGGTATACGGTTTATCAATGACTCAAAAGCGACGAATGTTGATTCCGTTTATTATGCTTTGGAAAGCATAACCACCCCTATTATCTGGATTGCCGGGGGCCTCGACAAAGGAAATGATTATAGTCAGATTGATTCATTAGTTAAAGAAAAAGTTAAAGCATTGATTTGCTTAGGCAAGGATAATTCAAAGTTATTCAGTTACTTTAGTGCTAAGGTGCCTCACCTGGTTGAAACGCAGGACGTAGCCGAAGCCGTAAATCTAGGCTTAGAATTTGGGCAACAGGGGGATACGGTTTTACTCTCGCCCGCTTGCGCCAGTTTTGATTTGTTTCGGAATTACGAAGACCGAGGTAACCAATTTAAAGAAGCCGTAAAAAAACGGGAAACAAAGTAA
- a CDS encoding DUF3078 domain-containing protein, translated as MKYLLLTTFLISWTIPTLAQVPVKVDTVIVDTVKPGQTEAIKIDTVQVSTVQVDTIKAVKKDTTYWKRSGQTGINLNQGSFSNNWTGGGVNSIALGLLLNAKADYLRDRFNWTSEIQFQYGIVKNEGQGMRKNVDRLFVDSKAGYRISKSWQLFGSGSLLSQFAPGYKYENLTGGGERIVLISGFFAPAYITEAIGLEYKPNSFFNLQLSPATLRQTVLSNDDVSVGEPKRYGVPDGRRVRNEAAFQALVNYDRDVAKNLNLKARYLLFANYATFYAIDHRLDFSLTAKINRFVNVNFTGIILYDKDQDNAVQYSQGLAIGLLYKF; from the coding sequence ATGAAATACCTCTTACTCACCACGTTTTTAATTAGTTGGACAATTCCTACCCTGGCCCAGGTTCCTGTTAAAGTAGATACGGTTATTGTCGATACTGTTAAACCTGGCCAAACTGAAGCAATCAAAATTGATACGGTTCAGGTAAGCACTGTCCAAGTCGATACCATTAAGGCCGTTAAAAAAGACACAACCTACTGGAAACGCTCCGGTCAGACAGGCATTAACCTTAACCAGGGCTCTTTTAGTAATAACTGGACGGGCGGCGGGGTCAACTCCATTGCGCTCGGTTTGCTACTAAACGCTAAAGCCGACTACCTACGGGATCGCTTTAACTGGACCAGTGAGATTCAGTTTCAGTATGGCATTGTCAAGAACGAAGGCCAGGGCATGCGGAAAAATGTCGACCGTTTATTTGTTGACTCCAAGGCTGGTTACCGAATCAGCAAATCCTGGCAGCTATTTGGCTCTGGAAGCTTGCTTTCCCAATTTGCGCCTGGATATAAATATGAAAATCTCACGGGTGGGGGTGAACGAATTGTGCTCATTTCCGGCTTTTTTGCCCCTGCTTACATTACCGAGGCCATTGGTCTGGAATACAAGCCTAATTCATTCTTCAACCTGCAATTGAGCCCTGCTACCCTGCGGCAAACCGTTCTATCCAATGATGATGTCTCCGTTGGTGAGCCTAAGCGATATGGGGTTCCAGATGGCCGGCGTGTCCGTAATGAAGCTGCCTTTCAGGCATTGGTTAACTATGACCGGGACGTGGCCAAGAATCTGAACCTGAAAGCCCGTTATCTGTTGTTCGCTAATTACGCCACCTTCTATGCCATTGACCACCGACTGGATTTTTCCTTAACGGCTAAAATTAACCGCTTTGTCAATGTCAACTTTACGGGAATTATTCTCTATGACAAAGACCAGGACAATGCCGTACAATACAGTCAAGGTCTGGCAATTGGCCTACTCTACAAGTTTTAG
- a CDS encoding RNA polymerase sigma factor, whose protein sequence is MRSAIDIKKMSDEELVRSYITTQSNYYFEVLYNRYCDKVYRKCLMFTKDPAKAEDFAHDIFMRLMVRLSSFKEQAKFSTWLFSITYNYCTDQLRSSRRKGEVLMEEYMDWQEEDNDSDLAEMEASRLKKALAHLTMEEQSLLLMKYQDDVSIREMSNVLNLTESAIKMRLKRAKEKLRKKYLETAVFWIILIAKLVTLIK, encoded by the coding sequence ATGAGAAGTGCGATTGATATCAAAAAGATGTCGGATGAAGAATTGGTTCGTTCTTACATCACAACCCAGTCTAACTATTATTTTGAAGTCTTGTATAACCGCTATTGTGATAAAGTATATCGCAAATGTTTGATGTTTACAAAAGACCCGGCTAAGGCTGAAGATTTTGCGCATGACATTTTCATGCGCCTTATGGTGCGCTTGAGCAGTTTTAAAGAACAAGCCAAATTCTCGACCTGGCTTTTCTCCATTACGTATAACTATTGCACGGACCAACTTCGTAGTAGTCGCCGAAAAGGGGAAGTCTTGATGGAAGAATATATGGACTGGCAGGAAGAAGATAACGACAGCGACTTGGCCGAGATGGAAGCGAGTCGGTTGAAAAAAGCGTTGGCTCATTTGACAATGGAAGAGCAGTCCCTTCTCCTGATGAAATACCAGGATGATGTGAGCATCAGAGAAATGTCGAACGTTTTAAACCTGACAGAAAGCGCCATCAAAATGCGCCTCAAACGGGCTAAAGAGAAACTACGCAAAAAGTACCTGGAAACTGCTGTTTTCTGGATTATCCTGATTGCCAAGCTAGTTACACTTATAAAGTGA
- a CDS encoding FtsW/RodA/SpoVE family cell cycle protein has product MTLPTTLSTKDWLKGNLKGDYHIWGVVLFLSVMSVAVVYSATGTIAYQKMLSTEHYLFKHGSLVVLGLVFMWFAHRVNYTVYSRLSKFGMWLSVPLLLWAFIKGASLNDASRWITIPLINQTFQPSDLAKLALISNLAAMLAKRQHIRRDQYEPRLLTNMIVWIGIICALIVLTNASTALLLGATCFLLMFIGRVPMKYLVMMVAVCVFFGSFALIFGQRFSTVMGRLERFGSNDKIDYQVEQAYVALANGGLTGQGPGNSHQRNFLPHPYSDFIFAMIVEEYGLIGGVIIVGAYLYLLWRGMRAIRKSNRAFGGLLSAGLTFSIVIQAMINMAVSVGLVPVTGLPLPLLSMGGTSLLFTGTAIGIILSVSRGEVDESKI; this is encoded by the coding sequence ATGACGCTCCCAACGACACTTTCGACCAAAGACTGGCTCAAAGGGAATCTCAAAGGGGATTACCACATTTGGGGTGTGGTCTTATTTCTATCCGTAATGAGTGTGGCGGTCGTTTACAGTGCAACCGGCACCATTGCCTACCAGAAAATGCTTTCTACCGAGCATTATTTATTTAAGCATGGATCGCTGGTCGTGCTGGGACTGGTTTTCATGTGGTTTGCGCACCGCGTTAATTACACCGTCTACTCCCGACTCTCTAAATTTGGCATGTGGCTCTCGGTGCCGCTTTTGCTCTGGGCATTTATCAAAGGGGCCAGTTTGAACGATGCCAGTCGGTGGATTACTATTCCCCTGATTAATCAGACCTTCCAACCCTCCGATTTAGCCAAATTAGCGCTGATTTCAAACCTGGCGGCTATGCTGGCTAAGCGGCAACACATTCGTCGCGACCAATATGAACCGCGTTTGCTAACCAACATGATCGTCTGGATTGGCATTATCTGCGCGCTAATCGTTCTGACAAACGCATCAACAGCGCTGCTACTCGGTGCTACCTGTTTTTTACTGATGTTTATTGGCCGTGTCCCCATGAAATACCTGGTCATGATGGTCGCGGTTTGCGTCTTTTTTGGCAGTTTTGCACTGATTTTTGGTCAGCGGTTTAGCACAGTAATGGGTCGTCTGGAGCGTTTTGGCAGTAATGACAAGATCGATTATCAGGTCGAGCAAGCCTACGTTGCACTTGCCAACGGTGGCTTAACGGGCCAGGGACCGGGCAACAGCCACCAGCGTAACTTCCTGCCCCACCCTTATTCCGATTTTATTTTTGCCATGATCGTCGAAGAATACGGCTTGATTGGTGGTGTTATAATCGTTGGTGCTTACCTCTACCTGCTCTGGCGGGGGATGCGCGCCATTCGAAAGAGTAATCGCGCCTTTGGCGGGCTTTTATCGGCAGGGCTGACATTCAGTATTGTCATACAGGCCATGATTAACATGGCGGTCTCGGTTGGCCTTGTGCCCGTAACGGGTTTACCTCTTCCACTCTTGAGTATGGGTGGCACGTCCCTGCTTTTCACAGGAACAGCCATTGGCATTATTCTCAGTGTTAGTCGGGGGGAAGTAGACGAAAGCAAAATTTGA
- the rpsB gene encoding 30S ribosomal protein S2, with protein sequence MAQVEYKDLLDAGVHFGHLTRKWDPRMAPYIFMEKNGIHIIDLNKTLASLDEASASIKGIVRSGRKVMFVATKKQAQEVVAEEARRLKMPYVTDRWLGGMLTNFATIRKSLKKLQGLEKMLKDETTVSNLAKRERLTISRDKEKLERVLGGVADLTRLPAALFIIDVKREHIAVAEAKRLGIPVFAMCDTNSNPDAVDFPIPANDDAYKSIRLITLAVGKAIEEGLAERKQDKDDQRLQEEEEAKRAVDEAPAAAEAPEATTPSAAVAADSEQETTEQ encoded by the coding sequence ATGGCACAAGTAGAATATAAAGATCTTCTGGACGCAGGTGTGCACTTTGGCCACTTGACCCGGAAATGGGATCCTCGGATGGCACCGTACATCTTCATGGAGAAGAACGGCATCCATATTATTGACCTTAACAAAACGCTGGCTTCCTTGGACGAAGCATCAGCGTCAATCAAAGGTATCGTACGCTCAGGACGTAAGGTCATGTTCGTGGCGACAAAAAAACAAGCACAGGAGGTTGTCGCTGAAGAAGCGCGTCGCCTGAAAATGCCGTACGTTACCGACCGTTGGTTGGGTGGTATGCTAACCAACTTTGCAACGATCCGTAAGTCGCTGAAAAAGCTGCAAGGATTAGAGAAAATGCTGAAAGATGAGACAACCGTGAGCAACCTGGCGAAACGGGAACGTCTGACGATCAGCCGTGATAAAGAAAAACTGGAACGTGTCTTAGGTGGTGTAGCTGACCTGACGCGTCTGCCAGCAGCCCTCTTCATTATCGACGTGAAGCGTGAGCATATTGCTGTTGCAGAAGCGAAACGGCTTGGTATTCCGGTTTTTGCGATGTGCGATACTAACTCTAACCCGGATGCAGTTGATTTCCCAATCCCTGCCAATGACGATGCTTACAAATCAATTCGCCTGATTACGCTGGCTGTTGGTAAGGCCATCGAAGAAGGCTTGGCAGAGCGCAAGCAGGATAAAGACGATCAGCGTTTGCAGGAGGAAGAAGAAGCAAAACGCGCTGTTGACGAAGCTCCAGCAGCTGCTGAAGCACCGGAAGCGACAACACCGTCAGCGGCCGTTGCAGCAGATAGCGAGCAAGAGACAACCGAGCAATAA
- the mscL gene encoding large conductance mechanosensitive channel protein MscL: MLREFKQFIAQGNVLDLAVGVIIGAAFGKIVNSFVEDIINPILGVLTGGVDFSQQKIVLEAANEAAGKAEVAIRYGNFLNVTIQFIIIAWVIFLIVKAANRLRMSSSMKKA, encoded by the coding sequence ATGCTAAGAGAATTTAAACAGTTTATTGCTCAAGGAAATGTACTGGACCTGGCCGTCGGTGTTATCATCGGAGCCGCTTTCGGAAAAATTGTAAACTCATTTGTGGAAGACATCATCAACCCTATTCTTGGTGTATTAACCGGCGGCGTTGATTTCAGCCAGCAAAAGATCGTTCTGGAGGCGGCCAATGAAGCGGCGGGCAAAGCAGAAGTGGCCATCCGTTATGGCAATTTTCTGAATGTAACCATTCAGTTTATCATTATTGCGTGGGTCATTTTTCTAATCGTAAAAGCAGCTAATCGGCTTAGAATGTCTTCTTCGATGAAAAAAGCCTAA
- a CDS encoding mechanosensitive ion channel family protein: protein MERLPDLVDVLINTFRALINQFIEFVPRLLGAGFILGIGFLVGKAISVVVKKLLDRVGFDKIGEKLNEIHFIKQLKTEIKLSEIVSKVLYYFILLVFLMAATETLGVSAITDMVKSLVGFIPRLIAAAIMLQVGVLIADSLRSGVVTLCQSFNIASGKLLGMIVFFFFLIITLISALGQAGINTELLESSFNLLIGGIIFAFAVGYGYASRDVMANILSSFYSKNRFRPGQTIRIDGLKGVILNIDNTSLTLQTGDTTTIVPLQTLQSRSVEVFD, encoded by the coding sequence ATGGAACGCCTGCCTGACCTTGTCGATGTGCTAATTAATACGTTTAGAGCCTTAATCAACCAATTCATTGAATTTGTACCTCGACTATTAGGTGCCGGCTTTATTTTGGGTATTGGGTTTTTGGTTGGCAAAGCAATATCTGTCGTAGTAAAAAAATTACTTGACCGCGTTGGGTTCGACAAAATTGGTGAAAAACTCAACGAAATACATTTTATCAAGCAGCTTAAAACAGAGATAAAATTAAGTGAAATTGTCTCTAAAGTACTGTATTACTTTATTTTGCTTGTGTTTTTAATGGCAGCTACCGAAACGCTGGGTGTTTCGGCCATTACAGACATGGTTAAGTCGCTGGTAGGCTTTATTCCTCGCTTGATTGCCGCCGCTATCATGCTGCAAGTTGGTGTCCTGATTGCCGACTCGCTACGAAGCGGCGTTGTTACACTTTGCCAATCCTTCAACATTGCTTCGGGAAAACTCTTGGGCATGATTGTATTTTTCTTCTTTCTAATTATTACCTTAATTAGTGCTCTCGGGCAAGCAGGCATTAATACAGAGTTGCTCGAATCCAGTTTTAATCTATTGATTGGCGGTATTATCTTCGCTTTTGCGGTTGGTTATGGATATGCATCGCGTGACGTAATGGCAAATATTTTGTCTTCATTTTACAGTAAAAATCGCTTTCGTCCAGGCCAGACAATCCGTATTGATGGCTTGAAAGGGGTTATTCTAAACATCGACAATACATCACTAACCCTCCAAACCGGCGATACAACCACGATTGTTCCCTTGCAAACCCTTCAATCCCGATCCGTTGAAGTGTTTGATTAA
- the tsf gene encoding translation elongation factor Ts — MAITAQDVNRLRQETGAGMMDCKKALTEANGDFEAAKDILRKQGQKIASKRADNTTSEGTVLTQVNEEGTSGTVVAFACETEPVSKVADFQNLAQAILETAVSSKATTKEELLAAPQADGRALQEHITDLMGKIGEKLDIIAYETVTADKVVAYNHSNGKLGVLVGLTNTNGTDISEVGKDVAMQIAAMKPLALDKDGIDASIVEREIEIGKEQARAEGKPEAMLEKIAMGKLQKFYKDSTLLNQEFVKDPSLTIAQLLNKTSKGLTVSTFKRVAIGS, encoded by the coding sequence ATGGCTATTACAGCACAAGATGTTAACAGACTCCGGCAGGAAACTGGTGCCGGTATGATGGACTGCAAAAAAGCCCTTACTGAAGCCAACGGTGATTTCGAAGCGGCGAAAGATATTCTGCGCAAACAAGGGCAGAAAATCGCTAGCAAACGCGCCGATAACACAACATCTGAAGGAACTGTTCTGACTCAGGTAAACGAAGAAGGAACCAGCGGAACCGTTGTTGCTTTCGCCTGCGAAACAGAGCCTGTATCAAAAGTAGCTGATTTCCAGAATCTGGCACAAGCTATTCTGGAGACTGCCGTTTCATCAAAAGCGACCACTAAAGAAGAGTTGCTGGCAGCACCACAAGCTGATGGCCGCGCTTTACAAGAGCACATCACTGACCTGATGGGCAAAATTGGCGAGAAACTGGATATCATTGCTTATGAGACAGTAACTGCTGATAAAGTAGTTGCTTACAATCACTCGAATGGTAAATTGGGCGTGTTGGTTGGCTTGACTAATACTAACGGCACTGACATTTCAGAAGTGGGTAAAGACGTTGCCATGCAAATTGCAGCCATGAAGCCGCTGGCCCTTGACAAAGACGGAATCGATGCCAGCATCGTAGAACGCGAAATTGAAATTGGTAAAGAGCAGGCCCGCGCTGAAGGCAAGCCAGAAGCAATGCTGGAAAAAATTGCTATGGGTAAACTTCAGAAGTTCTACAAAGACAGCACGCTGTTAAACCAGGAGTTTGTTAAAGATCCTTCGCTGACAATTGCTCAATTGCTGAACAAAACAAGCAAAGGCCTAACGGTTTCAACATTCAAACGAGTTGCTATCGGAAGCTAA